In the Phaseolus vulgaris cultivar G19833 chromosome 7, P. vulgaris v2.0, whole genome shotgun sequence genome, one interval contains:
- the LOC137829561 gene encoding probable protein phosphatase 2C 38, which translates to MMVRSCWKPIADGDEGDGSGRVDGLLWYKDLGNHLYGEFSMAVVQANSSLEDRSELESGPLTSNPLGPQGTFIGVYDGHGGSEASQFVSDNLFCNIKRLAAEHQGISEHVVKRAYSATEESFLSLVKKQWLSKPQIASAGTCCLVGVICNGMIYIANSGDSRVVLGRVERATRETEAIQLSTEHNVNQETVRDELRSKHPFDSQIVVLRQNVWRVKGLIQVSRSIGDAYLKKAEFNRDPLPAKYRLAETFFRPILSCEPSTSSHTLHPDDQFLIFASDGLWEHLTNQEAVNIVNSNPPNGVARRLVKAALREAAKKCEMRLSDLQKIEQGMRRHIHDDITVIVVFLNSRSENTSLCGSPLSIKGGGSANS; encoded by the exons ATGATGGTTAGATCTTGTTGGAAACCAATTGCTGATGGTGATGAAGGAGATGGGAGTGGGAGAGTTGATGGACTTCTATGGTACAAGGATTTGGGGAACCATCTTTATGGGGAATTCTCAATGGCTGTAGTTCAGGCCAATAGTTCATTAGAGGATCGAAGTGAACTTGAATCTGGGCCTTTGACTTCCAACCCCTTGGGTCCTCAAGGGACCTTTATTGGTGTCTATGATGGCCACGGTGGAAGCGAGGCCTCACAGTTTGTCAGTGACAATCTCTTCTGCAATATCAAAA GGCTTGCAGCTGAACATCAAGGTATCTCAGAACATGTTGTCAAAAGGGCATATTCAGCAACAGAGGAGAGTTTTCTGTCTCTTGTGAAGAAACAGTGGCTGAGTAAGCCTCAGATTGCGTCTGCGGGCACTTGTTGCTTGGTGGGGGTAATTTGCAATGGAATGATATATATTGCAAATTCTGGAGACTCCCGGGTGGTGTTAGGAagagtagagagagcaacaagGGAAACAGAAGCTATACAACTATCTACAGAACACAATGTTAACCAAGAAACAGTGAGAGATGAACTTCGCTCAAAGCACCCTTTTGATTCACAAATCGTGGTATTGAGACAAAACGTTTGGCGTGTGAAAGGGCTCATACAG GTTTCACGATCCATTGGGGACGCATATCTGAAGAAAGCAGAATTCAACAGGGATCCTCTACCAGCAAAGTATAGGCTAGCAGAAACATTCTTCAGGCCAATTCTTAGTTGTGAGCCATCAACATCATCCCACACACTCCATCCTGATGATCAATTTCTCATATTTGCTTCTGATGGTTTATGGGAGCATCTTACCAACCAAGAGGCTGTTAACATAGTCAACAGCAACCCACCAAAC GGAGTTGCCAGAAGACTTGTGAAAGCTGCACTTAGAGAAGCTGCTAAGAAGTGTGAAATGAGACTTTCTGACCTCCAAAAGATTGAGCAAGGGATGAGGAGGCACATCCATGATGACATAACAGTGATTGTGGTGTTTCTTAATTCCAGAAGTGAGAATACCTCTCTCTGTGGTTCTCCTCTTTCAATCAAGGGAGGTGGGTCTGCCAATTCCTAG